Proteins encoded in a region of the Streptococcus sanguinis genome:
- a CDS encoding alpha/beta fold hydrolase has translation MLKRIFIFVLKTITWLVGLLALALLAIFLYHRFQIAQESKLIEKPIGQLVEVEGKKLNVYTAGKGKKTLVFLAGLGTNAPVLDFKALYSKLEDDYRIVVVERLGYGYSDDGNDDRSLDRQVEQTRKALKAAKISGPYVLVPHSIAGLETIHWANHYPEEVEAIIGLDMTMPHTEVADQQKFYGSYQTIQLGRMLGLARLPIFFDENSSPAIKSGALNDQEKAIFKALFHQRSITQAVMNEVKNRKKNVETINKEPVPQIPTLIFAAVQKGGEAPKLEEEFVAQNAQAKLVTLEGSHYIHDEKPEEIAQQIKEFLK, from the coding sequence ATGTTGAAAAGAATCTTTATATTTGTCCTTAAAACAATCACTTGGCTGGTAGGACTCTTAGCTCTGGCCTTATTGGCTATCTTTCTCTATCACCGCTTTCAAATAGCTCAGGAAAGTAAACTCATTGAGAAGCCGATTGGTCAGCTAGTCGAGGTAGAGGGTAAGAAGCTCAATGTCTACACTGCCGGCAAGGGCAAGAAGACTTTGGTTTTCCTAGCGGGACTGGGCACCAATGCTCCGGTTCTGGATTTCAAGGCTCTTTATTCCAAGCTAGAGGATGATTATCGCATCGTCGTGGTAGAACGTCTAGGCTATGGTTACAGCGATGATGGAAACGATGACCGCTCATTGGATAGACAAGTGGAGCAGACACGTAAGGCCCTCAAAGCTGCTAAGATATCCGGTCCTTATGTTTTGGTTCCGCATTCGATTGCTGGTTTAGAAACGATTCACTGGGCCAATCATTACCCAGAAGAAGTAGAAGCTATTATCGGGCTGGATATGACCATGCCCCATACGGAGGTGGCCGACCAGCAGAAATTTTATGGTTCTTATCAGACTATCCAGCTGGGGAGAATGCTAGGCTTGGCTCGCCTACCGATTTTCTTTGATGAAAATAGCAGCCCAGCCATAAAGTCTGGGGCCCTCAATGATCAGGAAAAAGCTATCTTTAAAGCCTTGTTCCACCAGCGGTCAATCACTCAGGCGGTCATGAACGAAGTCAAGAATCGGAAGAAAAATGTTGAAACGATTAACAAAGAACCCGTGCCTCAGATTCCGACTCTTATCTTTGCGGCTGTCCAGAAAGGCGGAGAAGCTCCCAAGCTAGAGGAAGAGTTTGTCGCGCAAAATGCCCAAGCCAAACTTGTGACATTAGAAGGCTCCCACTATATCCATGACGAAAAGCCAGAGGAAATCGCCCAGCAAATAAAGGAATTCTTGAAATAA
- a CDS encoding 6-phospho-beta-glucosidase, giving the protein MTKKLTFPDGFLWGGATAANQCEGAYDVDGRGLANVDVVPIGKDRLAIITGKKKMFDFEEGYFYPAKEAIDMYHHFKEDIALFGEMGFKTYRLSIAWSRIFPKGDELEPNEAGLKFYEDLFKECHKYGIEPLVTITHFDCPMHLIEQYGGWRSRLMLEFYERLCRTLFTRYKGLVKYWLTFNEINMILHAPFMGAGLCFEEGENEEQVKYQAAHHELVASAIATKLAHEIDPENKVGCMLAAGQNYPNTCHPRDVWASMEEDRKNYFFIDVQARGEYPNYAKKAWEREGITVEMTEEDLQLLKEHTVDFISFSYYSSRVASGDSKVNELTEGNIFASLKNPYLEASEWGWQIDPLGLRITLNTIWDRYQKPMFIVENGLGAVDTPDENGYVADDYRIDYLAAHVKAMREAINEDGVVLWGYTTWGCIDLVSAGTGEMKKRYGFIYVDRDNEGKGTLKRSKKKSFDWYKEVIATNGASVK; this is encoded by the coding sequence ATGACCAAAAAACTGACTTTTCCTGATGGTTTTTTGTGGGGCGGAGCGACGGCTGCCAACCAGTGTGAGGGTGCTTATGATGTGGATGGTCGCGGGCTGGCCAACGTAGATGTGGTACCGATTGGTAAGGACCGTCTAGCCATCATCACGGGTAAGAAAAAGATGTTTGACTTTGAGGAAGGCTATTTCTACCCAGCTAAGGAAGCCATTGACATGTACCATCACTTCAAGGAGGACATTGCCCTCTTTGGCGAGATGGGTTTTAAGACCTATCGACTGTCCATTGCTTGGAGCCGGATTTTCCCTAAGGGGGATGAACTGGAGCCTAATGAAGCTGGCTTGAAATTTTACGAAGACCTCTTTAAGGAATGTCACAAGTACGGCATTGAGCCCTTGGTGACCATTACTCACTTTGACTGTCCCATGCACTTGATTGAGCAATATGGTGGTTGGCGGAGTCGTCTCATGCTTGAATTTTACGAGCGTCTCTGCCGCACTCTCTTTACTCGCTACAAGGGCTTGGTCAAGTACTGGCTGACCTTCAATGAGATTAACATGATCCTCCATGCACCATTTATGGGGGCGGGGCTCTGCTTTGAAGAAGGCGAAAATGAAGAGCAGGTCAAATACCAAGCGGCCCATCATGAGCTGGTCGCGTCAGCCATTGCCACCAAGCTGGCTCATGAGATTGATCCAGAAAATAAGGTCGGCTGTATGCTGGCGGCAGGGCAAAATTATCCTAATACCTGCCATCCACGCGATGTATGGGCTAGCATGGAGGAAGACAGGAAAAACTATTTCTTCATCGACGTACAGGCGCGTGGTGAATATCCCAACTACGCCAAGAAAGCTTGGGAGCGCGAGGGCATTACTGTTGAAATGACAGAAGAGGACCTGCAGCTGCTCAAGGAGCATACGGTGGACTTCATTTCCTTCTCATACTACTCTAGCCGGGTGGCTTCGGGCGACTCTAAGGTCAATGAGCTGACCGAGGGCAATATCTTTGCTTCTCTCAAGAATCCTTATTTGGAAGCTTCTGAGTGGGGCTGGCAGATCGATCCTCTGGGCTTGCGCATTACGCTTAACACCATCTGGGATCGTTATCAAAAGCCCATGTTTATCGTGGAAAATGGTCTGGGTGCGGTGGATACTCCAGATGAAAATGGCTATGTGGCTGATGATTACAGGATTGACTACCTGGCTGCCCATGTCAAGGCTATGCGGGAAGCCATCAATGAGGACGGTGTGGTGCTGTGGGGCTACACGACCTGGGGCTGTATCGACCTGGTATCAGCCGGCACTGGCGAGATGAAGAAGCGCTACGGCTTTATCTATGTGGACCGGGATAATGAAGGCAAGGGAACACTCAAACGCTCTAAGAAGAAATCCTTTGACTGGTACAAGGAAGTCATTGCGACTAACGGAGCATCTGTGAAATAG
- a CDS encoding SemiSWEET family transporter, which translates to MSEKQMKILGWVATFMSVMIYVSYFPQIMNNLAGQKGNFIQPLVAAINCSLWVYYGLFKKERDIPLAAANAPGIVFGLVTAITALI; encoded by the coding sequence ATGTCTGAAAAACAAATGAAAATTCTGGGTTGGGTAGCGACCTTCATGTCTGTTATGATATATGTGTCTTACTTCCCACAAATCATGAACAATCTAGCTGGCCAAAAGGGGAATTTCATCCAGCCCTTGGTTGCAGCAATCAACTGCAGTCTCTGGGTCTATTATGGACTTTTCAAAAAAGAAAGAGATATTCCACTTGCAGCAGCCAATGCACCTGGGATTGTTTTTGGCTTAGTAACGGCTATCACAGCTTTGATTTAA